The genomic region GCAATTGCAGATCGAAACTTAGAAATGTCAACTTCAAAAAACATTAAAGTTTTCATTCTAGCCGGACAATCAAACATGGTTGGTTCGTTATCAAACATGGAAGATTTGCCCTCCGAAATGACTGTAACTCAAAATAATACTCTTTGGTACGATCGCCAAAATCGGTGGGTTCCCCTTAAGCCACCTACCGAACCCTTACCTTCAACAGGGAGAATGGCATATCAAGTTGGGTTTGGTCCGGAAATTTCTGTAGGTGTATCTATCTCAACAGTTATTGGAGAAACAGTCGCACTCATCAAATATTCTAAAAATGGAACCAATCTAGAAATAGATTGGAATCCAAATTATCCAAACTCTCTCTATCATAAAATGCTCGTTCTTGTCAATGAGGCGATCGGCGACTTATCTCAATTAGGGTATACTCCTGAAATTTCAGGTTTTTTTTGGATGCAAGGAGAATCGGATGCTAAATCAGATTTTTACATGGCTAACAACTATGCTTTAAACTTAAGCAACTTTATTCAGACCTTGCGAAAAGACTTAAATCAACCCAATCTCCCCTTTGTATATGGTTTGATTCCACTAACTAACCAACATCAAACCAGTTTTGGTGACTTTATTTACGCCGACCAAGTCAGAGAAAATCAAAAGTTAGTTGCCAAGAACTTATCTTATACTCAAACTTTATCTACTTTATCGTTGTCTAAAGCAGAAGATAATCTTCACTTTGACTCCCAAGGTTATATCAATTTAGGAAAAAATTTCGCTGCAAAATGGTTAGAAATGGATGGATCCCTGCAAAATTATTTACGCGAACCAGCAGATCGATATCAATGGACAAAAATCAATACATTCCCTCCCATTTTTACACCTAATTTAGCTATTTATGGAAGACAGTGCTTATCTTCTCTTAACTAATATTCTAAGGTTTTATTTTTTGGAAAATGGTTGTCGCTTTTCTAAAAGCTATAGCAATTAAAGGTCTACATTAATGTTATTGAGAAATTCAACAGTTTGAGAGTTAGTCTCTAACCACAATGCTCGCTGGTTCCTAGTTGTTGATAAGTAATCATCAATATTGTCTGTATTTATTACCGTACCAAAATCTGAAGGAATTTGATTGTGATTTTGATTCAAAAGACGCTGAAAAATTAATTCACCCACTGCTTGACTATAGTGAGAACTATCTAAATAATTAGACATGCGATCGCTAATTATTTCTTCAGTGATACTATTGTAACCGGAGAAGTCCCAAACTTCTGAGATTTTTACGACTTCACGCTTCCATTGTTCAAAAATTGGCCAGATTCCAGCCTTATGAATTGCTTCCCATTGAGTTACATGGGAAGGAGAGATAAATATATACAAATCTATGTTTTTCTCCTTGCAAGTTTCAACTATCTTCTTCAAATATTCTAAAGACGCTGGAGAAAGTTGATAATCTTTATAAAGACTTCGATCTTCCAAAAACCTCTTTAATGTGACTTCAAATCCCTTGATTTTCGATTCTTCTGGTAAATTATAGCGAATAAAATACTTTTCATTACGAGTTCCGTAATCATCATAAGGGGTCAATGTTTTACCCGCTTGATTCCATTGAATTGTTTCAAAACTTGCAAAAACAGTATCAATTGAAAAAGTCCATTTTAAAAAACTCGACCAAAAATATTTTTGTTCTAATAAATCTTCATAAAAGCTTGCATCTGCATCTCGATTTTCATTAAACATGAAAAAATCGATTCCTAAAATAACTTTTTTAATATTCGGTTCTACTGCTATACTCTGTTGAAAATAACGCATAACCTCATACATATTTGCCCCTAAAATCCCTAAATTGTAAACAGTGTTAATATCAAGCTGTTTCACGTGACGGGGATTTAAGCCGACATCAGTTCGAGATGAACCGAGTAATAATATTTTAGGTTTTTTTTGTAAGACTTCTAATGACTTAAATATCCGTACATTAGTCTCTTGTTTGATTTTTGAAAGATTTACATTCTTGATGGTAATAAAGTTAAATATACCATAAGGATCTATGAATAAATTAAAACTCAATAAGGTAAAACATTGCACAGAAAAAAATATTACTAAAAATATTAAGTATTTCTTGAATTTATAAACCATATTGTCTCGCCATTGAACTGAATAGATTTATCTCTAACATTCTAAAAGAAATAAATAAAGAAATAAATTCATATTCTATTCAAAATTGGAAATATAAAAATTCTGATATTCTATTAAAAAATAGAAAACAAGTAGTTGCCAGCATACTCGTTAATATAGCCGTTCTTAAATTAGGTTTAAATCGACTCATTAGTTCTTGAGTATTAGGTAAAGTCAGAGTACTTACAAACACAATGAATAAGATTATTAGACTATTTTTTCCTCCAATGGGTGGAAGATAGAGAAGTTCTTGCCATCCTTTAAAAATACCTCCAATCGGTACCCAATTCAAAAATATTTTGAAAGTATGGGGTAATAAAATACCTTCGATACCAGTCATTACTTTAATGATATGAAAAGCATCTGCAAAAGTTTTAGCTCTGAATAATACCCAACTCAGCAAAATTCCATGAAATGTCAAAATCCATGCCAAAAACTTGGGTATAGAAATGCCTAAACGTCGCCAGATTTGGTTGATGACTAAAAGCAGACCGTGCATACCACCCCAAATAACAAAAGTCCAACCTGCACCATGCCAAAGTCCACCTAAAAGCATCGTAATTATTAAGTTAATATAACGTCTAAATTCTCCCAGTCGATTGCCACCGAGAGGAATATAGAGATAATCCCGTAAAAAGTTAGATAAAGTAATATGCCAGCGACGCCAAAAATCAATTATTGAAGTTGCTTTATAAGGAGAGTTAAAGTTGATAGGTAATTGGATATTAAACATCCATCCCAATCCAATTGCCATATCTGAATAACCGGAAAAATCAAAATAAAGTTGAAAAGTGTAGCTGATAGCACCTATCCACGCCTCTAAAAAGCTAACTGAATCGGCATTATTAAAAACTAAGGTAACCCAAGGGGAGAGATTATCTGCAATGATAACTTTCTTAGATAAACCAAGAATAAATAAAGTAACTCCTTTTGCAAAATTTTCCTCAGAAAATCGAAAAATAGACAATTTGTGAAATTGTGGAATCAGTTCATTGTGGCGAAGAATGGGTCCGGCGATTAGTTGAGGAAAAAATGATACAAATAGAGTGTAGCTAATCAAATCATATTTTTGTTCTTTTGTTTCTCCTTTGTAAACATCAACTAAATAAGCAATTTGAGTGAATGTATAAAATGAAATGGCTAAAGGTAAAACAATATTCAGATTAGGTAAGTTAGTTTTGAAGCTGGAATTTATAGAGTTAACGACAAAATCAGCATATTTATAGTAACCCAACAAACCTAAGTTAAAAATCGTGCCACAGACTAGAAGTCCCTTAGCTCTTGCTGATTTCTGTTTATTCCTATCAAGTAACTGCCCGAAAACATAATTTACCAGGATAGAAGTTAGGAGAATTAATAAATACTTAAAATTCCAATATCCATAGAAAAATAAAGAAGCAAGTGTCAACCAAAGAAAAGAAAATCTAAAATTTCTAATTTTTGGAATAAAAAAAAATCCTAAAATGGTAATGGGGAGAAAAACAAAAATGAAGATATAAGAATTAAAAAGCATATTTAGCTATATCTTTTAGGTTGTTAATTGCTTTTTTTCGATCGCAATCCATTAATACATCCAATGAGAAAGGTCTCTTTTCAGTAACTCTTGTAAATTTAAAATATCTTTTTTAAAGTAAAGAGATAATTCTTGTTTTTGTGAGGTTTGTAGGGTTTCTGCTTGTCCTGTATTTTTTCGATAAGCTTTGGCAGCTAGAGGCTTACGGATGTGACTCGGAATAAGCGGTCGAAGTATTGATTTAATGGGATTATTATTTTTTAAAAAATTAAATAGAAATTTATTTTTTTGGACAAAAGAAGAGACATTATGCTTGACAGACATGTCTGGTTTGAACTGAGGATCTACACCTAAAAAACTGAATATATCTTCAATTGTTGCCTCCGGTTGTTGTTTCCAGTCTTCATATAACAAAACTTTAATTTGCTTGCGATCGCAAATCTCAAAATAATGTTGAAGCTGCTGGTAATATAAACCAACGTGTTTGTAGTGCCATGCTGGAGACCAATGCTTGTTAATCCTATCTTCTTCTTGTTGGCAAGCTTCTAAAAAATCTCCAATCCATTCGCGACCATCCCGACGTAAATGTAAGAAATGAGAATAAGCGCGATCGATGGGATTGCGAAGAATAGCAATTAACTTCGCATCGGGAATGTAGTGATTGATACGGTTAGCCGTTTCAGGAATATATAAATACATCGTTGAAGCTTCTCCGATCGCCTTTTCCTGAGAAACTCCAGAAAATAAAGCTTGATAGTCTTCTAAATTGACAATTGAATGATTTGTTCCCGCTTCGGCAGCACCCGGACCGATGTAATCCGGTTGTTTTCCTTCAAAGGCAAAAAAATTAGGTTCCTTGACGGGACTCATATAAATTTCTGGATGCTGCTTTAAATATGCATAAAGGGCTGTAGTTCCAGCTTTTGCCGCCCCAATAATCAAAAAGTTTGGCATTGTCATCGTCGATTTTACCTCTAAATTCTCTTGCCGTTGAGTGCTGGCTCTCCGACGAAGTAGGGAAATCCGAATCCCTATCGGGGGGTCATCCCGGATCCGCGATCGCCCAAATTCTCGCAGAATCTATACTTGAGACTCCAAGCAAAATTATAACTAACCACCATGACTGTACTCGAAAAAGGCACGATCGCCATCCATACTGAAAATATTTTTCCCATTATCAAGAAATCTCTCTACTCCGACCACGAAGTATTTTTCCGCGAACTGATCTCCAACGCCGTAGACGCCATCTCCAAACTCAAAATGGTCTCCCTCTCCGGCGAAATCAACGGCGAACTCGGCGACCCCGAAATCGTCATCAGCGTCGATAAAGACAAAAAAACCCTCTCCATCTCCGACAACGGCATCGGCATGACCGCCGACGAGATCAAAAAATACATCAACCAAGTCGCCTTCTCCAGCGCCGAAGAATTCATCGAAAAATACAAAAGCGCCTCCGACAACCAAATCATCGGACACTTCGGACTCGGTTTTTACTCCTCCTTCATGGTCGCCAGCCAAGTCGAAATCGATACCCTCTCCTACCAACAAGGCGCCCAAGCCGTCCACTGGACCTGCGACGGTTCCCCCGAATTTCAACTCGAAGACTCCTCTCGAACCACCCGAGGCACCACCATCATCCTCACCCTACCCGACGAAGAAAAAGAATACCTCGAAACCCCCCGCCTCCAACAACTCATTAAAACCTACTGCGACTTCATGCCCGTTCCCATCAAACTCGATGGCGAAGTCGTCAACCGCCAAAAAGCCCTCTGGCGCGAATCTCCCAGCAACCTCAAAGACGAAGACTACCTCGAACTCTACCGCTACCTCTACCCCTTCCAAGACGAACCCCTCCTCTGGGTTCACCTCAAAACCGACTACCCCTTCCTCGTCAACGGCATCCTCTACTTCCCCAAACTGCGCCCGGACGTCGATGTCAGCAAAGGCAACATCAAACTATTCTGCAACCAAGTCTTCGTCAGCGACCACTGCGAAGAAATCATCCCGAAATTCCTGCTGCCGATGCGTGGCATCCTCGACAGCCCCGACATTCCCCTCAACGTTTCCCGCAGTGCCCTACAGATGGACCGCACCGTGCGGAAAATTGCCGACTTCATCGCCAAAAAAGTAGGCGATCGCCTCAAAGCACTCTACAACGAAAACCGCCAAGAATACATCCGGTGTTGGAAAGACCTCGGCACCTTCGTTAAATTCGGCTGCCTCAACGACGACAAATTCAAAAAACAAGTCGAAGATCTCGTCATCTACCGCACCACCGCCGACCTCAGCCCCGCCCAACCCGACACCCCCGCCGTCGAAGTCCAAGGCGAAGAAGGCGACGCCTGGAAAGAAGTTCAAAGCGACAGCAACACCGAAGGTCCCTCCTACACCACCCTCGACGAATACCTCCAACGCAACCAAGCCCGTCACGAAAATCGCGTCTTCTACTGCACCGACGAAGTCTCCCAAGCCACCTACGTCCAACTGCACAAAAGTCAGGGCTTAGAAGTCCTCTTTATGGACTCCTTCATCGACCCCCACTTCATCAGCTTCCTCGAACGAGAACACCAAGACGTTAAATTCTCCCGCGTTGACGCCGAAATCGACGAAAAACTGCTCGACAAAGACAAAAGTACCGAAATCGTCGATCCGACCACCAACAAAACCCGAGGCGAACAAATTAAAGAACTCTTCCAAAACGCCCTCAACAAACCCAAACTCAACATCCGCACCGAAGCCCTCAAAGGCGAAGACGCCAAAGCCACACCCCCCGCAATGGTATTGCTACCCGAATTCCTGCGCCGCCTGCGCGACATGAACGCCCTCGTCGCCCAAGAAAACGTCGAATTCCCCGAAGAACACATCTTGCTAGTCAACACCGCCCATCCCTTAATTCAGAACTTGGCGCAAATGACCCAAGGCAACATCATTCAACCCGGCGACGCCCAATCCCCCTCTGCCGAACTTGCCGAACAAATTTGCCGCCACGTCTACGACCTCGCCCTGATGGCGCAAAAAGGCTTTGACGCCGACGGGATGAAATCTTTCGTCGAACGGTCCAATGACGTATTGACCAACTTGACTCAAAAAGCCTTCGGGAGTTAGGAAATCCGTAGCGCGGGCATCTTGCCCGCCAGCATTGTTGCCCACTGTTGGCTACTGTTGGCTACTGTTGCCCACTCCCCCTATTCCCCGATCCGAACCAAAACTAGGTACAATTAGAGATCGTGTCTGAAATAGCGAAACCGTACCGGGAGAAATCTTATGTCGCGTAAATGCCAATTGACCGGGAAAAAGGCGAATAACGCCATGTCCGTTTCCCACTCGCACCGCCGCACCCATCGCCTCCAACACGCCAACATCCAAGAGAAAAGAGTCTGGTGGCCCCAAGGCAATCGCTGGGTGAAATTGCGTCTGTCCACCAAAGCAATTAAAACTTTGGATCGCAAAGGCTTGCAAGCTTTCGCCAAAGAAGCCGGGATTAACCTCAACAAACTCTAAACAAAATTGCCTGAATTTGATTAAATTCGGTCAAAAAAAGGGAGACTAGCCGTTTGCTAGCCTCCTCTTTTTTATTCTTTTTGATGTTATCGCAGCTTTTATCGATTCTTCAGTTTTCACCAGTTTTTGAGAAAGCAACAATCGCCCCCGTCGGGACTCCCGACTCCCCCCTCCCAACTCCCCACTCCCGAAGTTTTAACCAGCAATTGATAACTTTTCGAGCCAACCTGGGTATGCTTGAACTTAGATATTACGCCAGTTCCACTGGTTTGTCCGGAAATGTACCGATTGTCAAGTGCCGGACAAATAAGT from Oxynema aestuarii AP17 harbors:
- a CDS encoding sialate O-acetylesterase is translated as MIDCFLAIVGINWFLKDLMIHDPSLNLPFLESMLDRSTQPLSSDAAIADRNLEMSTSKNIKVFILAGQSNMVGSLSNMEDLPSEMTVTQNNTLWYDRQNRWVPLKPPTEPLPSTGRMAYQVGFGPEISVGVSISTVIGETVALIKYSKNGTNLEIDWNPNYPNSLYHKMLVLVNEAIGDLSQLGYTPEISGFFWMQGESDAKSDFYMANNYALNLSNFIQTLRKDLNQPNLPFVYGLIPLTNQHQTSFGDFIYADQVRENQKLVAKNLSYTQTLSTLSLSKAEDNLHFDSQGYINLGKNFAAKWLEMDGSLQNYLREPADRYQWTKINTFPPIFTPNLAIYGRQCLSSLN
- a CDS encoding MBOAT family O-acyltransferase gives rise to the protein MLFNSYIFIFVFLPITILGFFFIPKIRNFRFSFLWLTLASLFFYGYWNFKYLLILLTSILVNYVFGQLLDRNKQKSARAKGLLVCGTIFNLGLLGYYKYADFVVNSINSSFKTNLPNLNIVLPLAISFYTFTQIAYLVDVYKGETKEQKYDLISYTLFVSFFPQLIAGPILRHNELIPQFHKLSIFRFSEENFAKGVTLFILGLSKKVIIADNLSPWVTLVFNNADSVSFLEAWIGAISYTFQLYFDFSGYSDMAIGLGWMFNIQLPINFNSPYKATSIIDFWRRWHITLSNFLRDYLYIPLGGNRLGEFRRYINLIITMLLGGLWHGAGWTFVIWGGMHGLLLVINQIWRRLGISIPKFLAWILTFHGILLSWVLFRAKTFADAFHIIKVMTGIEGILLPHTFKIFLNWVPIGGIFKGWQELLYLPPIGGKNSLIILFIVFVSTLTLPNTQELMSRFKPNLRTAILTSMLATTCFLFFNRISEFLYFQF
- a CDS encoding sulfotransferase family protein encodes the protein MTMPNFLIIGAAKAGTTALYAYLKQHPEIYMSPVKEPNFFAFEGKQPDYIGPGAAEAGTNHSIVNLEDYQALFSGVSQEKAIGEASTMYLYIPETANRINHYIPDAKLIAILRNPIDRAYSHFLHLRRDGREWIGDFLEACQQEEDRINKHWSPAWHYKHVGLYYQQLQHYFEICDRKQIKVLLYEDWKQQPEATIEDIFSFLGVDPQFKPDMSVKHNVSSFVQKNKFLFNFLKNNNPIKSILRPLIPSHIRKPLAAKAYRKNTGQAETLQTSQKQELSLYFKKDILNLQELLKRDLSHWMY
- the htpG gene encoding molecular chaperone HtpG; protein product: MTVLEKGTIAIHTENIFPIIKKSLYSDHEVFFRELISNAVDAISKLKMVSLSGEINGELGDPEIVISVDKDKKTLSISDNGIGMTADEIKKYINQVAFSSAEEFIEKYKSASDNQIIGHFGLGFYSSFMVASQVEIDTLSYQQGAQAVHWTCDGSPEFQLEDSSRTTRGTTIILTLPDEEKEYLETPRLQQLIKTYCDFMPVPIKLDGEVVNRQKALWRESPSNLKDEDYLELYRYLYPFQDEPLLWVHLKTDYPFLVNGILYFPKLRPDVDVSKGNIKLFCNQVFVSDHCEEIIPKFLLPMRGILDSPDIPLNVSRSALQMDRTVRKIADFIAKKVGDRLKALYNENRQEYIRCWKDLGTFVKFGCLNDDKFKKQVEDLVIYRTTADLSPAQPDTPAVEVQGEEGDAWKEVQSDSNTEGPSYTTLDEYLQRNQARHENRVFYCTDEVSQATYVQLHKSQGLEVLFMDSFIDPHFISFLEREHQDVKFSRVDAEIDEKLLDKDKSTEIVDPTTNKTRGEQIKELFQNALNKPKLNIRTEALKGEDAKATPPAMVLLPEFLRRLRDMNALVAQENVEFPEEHILLVNTAHPLIQNLAQMTQGNIIQPGDAQSPSAELAEQICRHVYDLALMAQKGFDADGMKSFVERSNDVLTNLTQKAFGS
- the rpmB gene encoding 50S ribosomal protein L28, with translation MSRKCQLTGKKANNAMSVSHSHRRTHRLQHANIQEKRVWWPQGNRWVKLRLSTKAIKTLDRKGLQAFAKEAGINLNKL